TGGAACAGCCCGGTGCTGATCGACGACGTCGCGGTGTGGACCACCACCCTGCTGGCGTCCGCGCACACCGGCATCGTGCACCTCGGCGGGCCGCGGAGGGTGAGCCGGCTCGCCTGGGCACGGCACATCGCCGGGTGCTGCGGTGCGGACCCGGCCCTGGTCCGTACCGCGCCGCAGCGCAGCACCGTGTACGCGTGCCGGCCGCGCAACGCCTGCCTCCACAGCGAGCGCGCCCCGCACCTGCCCGAGCTGGCGGGACTCGACCCGGTGGACGTGCTCGAAGCCAGCAACAGGCTCATCGCCCAGGAAAAGGAGTGCCGATGACGGGACAGCAGATCTTTCTGGCCAGCAAGCGCGCCGCGGTGACCTACGCACCCGACCCCGACAGCGGCGAGCTGCGCCCCTGGCTCGCGCCGGGCGGCACGGGAAACGTGGTCGCCGAGCAGGCGGGGGTGCTCGACGTGTCGTGGATCGCCAGCGCCGACACGGACGACGACCACCGGGCCGCCCGCGAGAACCCGGAGGGTCTCGCGCTCAGCCTCGGCTCGGGTCGACGGATTCGCGTCCAGCTGCTGCGCCACGACCGGAAGACCTTCGAGGTGGTGCAGAACTTCGTCACCGCCGAGTTGCTCTGGGCGGCCAACAACCACGGCTGGGACTCCTGGACGACGCCCACCTTCGGCAGCGAGACGTACCGGGCACTGGAGTGCTTCGACGAGTTCACCCGCGACTTCGCGGAGGCGCTGCTGAAGAGCTCGGCCGATGCTCCGGACCCGCTGTACCTCGTCCACGACTACCAGCTCGTCGGCGTCCCGCAGAAGCTGCGCGAACAGCGGCCCGACGCGCCGATCCTGCTGTTCGTCCACATCCCGTGGCCGACGCCGGACTACTGGCGCATGCTGCCGAAACCGATGCGCGTCGGCCTGCTGGAGGGCATGCTGCCCGCCACCACGATCGGGTTCTTCGCCGACCGGTGGTGCCGCAACTTCCTCGCCTGCGTCGCCGACCTGATCCCCGATGCCGAGGTCGACCGGGAGCGTGGCCTCATCCGCCGTCGGGGTGCCGTCACCCGGGTGCGGACCCTGCCGCTCGGCTACAGCCCGCTGACCATCGCCGGTCGCACCCCCGGACTGCCGGACGGCATCGCCGAATGGGCGGGGGACGGGCCGCTGGTCGTGCACAGCGGACGGACCGACCCGATCAAGAACGCCGAGCGCGCCGTGCGGGCGTTCCGGCTGGCCGTGCGCTCCGACGCGAGGCTGCGCGGCACCAGGATGCTCGTCCGGATGAACCCGAACCGGCTCTACGTCGAGGCCAACGCCGACTACGTCCGCCGCGTGCGGAGCGCCGTCGCCGAGGTCAACGCCGATCTGGGCGCGGACACCGTGCGCTGGCACTGCGACAACCACGTCGAGCACACCCTCGGCAGCTTCCGGCGGGCCGATCTGCTGGTGTTCAACTCCACCGTGGACGGCCAGAACCTGAGCGCCTTCGAGGCGCCGCTGGTCAACGAGCGCGACGCCGACGTGGTCCTGTCCGAGATGTGCGGAGCGGCCGAGGTGCTCGGAGGCGTCTGCCGCACCGTCAACCCCTTCGACCTGGCCGAGCAGGCCGAGGCCATCGCGGGTGCCCTGACGGCGCCGGCCGCGCAGCGGGCCGAGGCCGCCGGGCGCCGCCGTGCGGCCGCCGAGCCGTGGACGCTGGAGGCCTGGGTGCGCTCGCAGCTCGACGCCCTGCAGGCCGATCGGCGGGGCGGTCATGAGTGAGCTCGCGGCCGACCCCCGGCAGGTGGCGCAGTACCGGCTCGGTGATGCCGTGCTGGTCCGGGGCGAAGGCGTGCGCTGCTGGGACGGTGCGGGCCGGGAGTACTTCGACTGCGTGTCGGGCACCTTCAACCTGCTGCTGGGCCACAGCCATCCGGAGGTGGTGGCCGCGATCCGGGCCCAGTCCGAGGAACTGCTGTTCGCCACATCCTCGTTCCAGACCGAGACGACCAACCGGGTGATGCGGGAGCTGGTCAGGATCAGCCCCGCCAACCTGACCCGGGTGAACCTGCGCAGCTCGGGCGGCTCCACCGCGAACGAGGGCGCGATCAAGATCGCCCAGCATCACACCGGGCGGCGCGACGTGATCGTGCCGTTCCGCGGTCACGTGGGCCAGACGCTCGCCGCGGCGAGCCTCAACGGCACCAGCAGGCTGCGGGCGCCCTTCCCGTACCGGTTCCCCGGCGGGGTGCAGGTGCCCGGGCCGTACTGCTTCCGCTGCTTCTACCGGCAGACCCCGGACGTGTGCGGGATGCTGTGCGTGCAGCGCATCGAGGACTTCATCGACTACGCCAGTTCCGGCAGCGTGGCGTGCGTGATCATGGAGCCGGTCAGCGGAGCGGGTGGCAACGTCGTCCCGCCGCCGGGCTACCTCCAGGAGCTGAAGGCGTTCTGCGACGCCCGTGAGATCGTCCTGATCTTCGACGAGATCCAGACCGGGTTCGGCCGCACCGGTGAGATGTTCGCCGCCGACCACTTCGGTGTGCAGCCGCACATCATGACCCTCGCCAAGGGGCTGACGGGCAGTGGCCTTCCGCTGGCCGCGATCCTGACCGAGGAGCGCATGGCCGGCTGGGACCGTTCGATGCACGGCTTCACCTTCGGCGGACACAACCTGTCGGCCGCCGCGGCGGTGAAGACCCTGGAGATCGTGCAGCGGCCCGGCTTCCTCGAGAACGTCCGCGCCAGCGGAGCCGTCCTGCTCGACCGCCTGCGCGGGCTGCGGCAGGACCATCCGGTCATCGGCGACGTCCGCGGCCTCGGCCTGATGCTCGGGGTGGAACTGGTGAAACCCGACGGCGGCAAGGCCGTCGAGGAGGCCCACGCCTACCAGCGTGCGCTGGAGGGGCGGGGCGTGCTCACCCGGGTCTCCGAGCACGGCCTCGGCAACGTCATCGAGGTGCGCCCGCCCCTCGTCCTGACACCCGCCGAGGCGCACCTGGTCGCCGACCGGTTCGGCGAAGCCCTGGAAGCCCTCTGATGAGGGTGGTGCTGGAACCGGGCGGTCCGCGGCTCGACCCCGGTCCGCCCGAACGCCCGCCGGGCGAGCACGCGGTTCGCGTCCGGATCGAACTGGCCGGGGTCTGCCGGTCGGACCTCAAGGAGGTCGCCGGAAGCCGGTACGGAGTGAGCCAGTTCGGGCATGAACTCGTCGGAGTGGTCGAGGAGTCCACCGTCCCGGCCCTCCCGCCGGGGCAGCGGGTCACCCTCGACCCGAACGTCGCGATCGAACGGAGCACCGGCTTCGCCACCACGATGTGGGCAGCCGGACCGGCCGAGCGCCTCAGCACGGCACTGCCGGCCGTGCAGCGTCACATCCCGGCCCGCACCCTGGTCTTCACGGAGCCGCTGGCCTGCGCCCGGCACTGCCTTTCCAGCGCCGCCCGCCACGCGGACCGCGACCTGGCCGGCGTGCGACTCGGCGTGCTCGGCGCGGGAGTCGCCGGCGTGCTCATCGCCGCGCTGGCCCGGACGATGGGTCTCGACGTCGTCCTGACCAACCGGACCTCCGACCGCCGGGCGTTCCTGCGGGAACGAGGGATCGTCGACGTCCCGATCGGCCCGATGACGTCCGTACCGACCGGCGCACTGGACGTCGCCATCGTCGCCACCAGCTTCGTCCACCCCGACGTCCTGCGTGAGGCGCTGCGCATGACCGCGCCGGGCGGCCTGCTCCTGCTCTACGGCGGTACGGCGCCCGGTGACGCGCTTCCGGGGCTGGAGTGCGACCTGGACGCCGTGCGCCGCCGCGAGAGCATCGTCACAACTCGGTGGCAGGGGAGGGAAGTTCGCATCGCGGGCAGCTACGGCACCGTGCGTGCGGACTTCGAGGCGGCCCTCGGGGACCTCGCCGGACCGGCCATCGCACCGGACCGCATCGAGCGGATGATCGCCAGGCAGGTCGGTCTCCCCGAACTGCCCCGTGTCCTCCGGGAGCAGACCACCGGCCGCCACCTCGGAAAGACCCTCGTCGTGCCGTAGCGGCGTGACGCGCAGGAAGGACAGTGAGCATGGCCAGGATCCGCGCACTGGCGCTGGACTTCGGCGACACCCTGGCCCGCCCGGGCCCGGAGCCGGACGGTGTCACGGTCGCGCGGATCCTGCACGGCCTCGACGGGACCGTCGTGCCGGAGGCCTTCCCCAGCGCGTTCGAGCTGGTCGGCCGCCGGATCCGGGAGGAGGACCGGGCGCACTTCACCCAGAGCGCGTTCGCCGATCTGCTGCGCCGCAGCGCGCAGGAGTGCGGGGCCGTGATCCCGGATCCGACGGCCGCGACCGAGGCCGTGTTCACCGCGGTACCCGACGCCGAGGTGGATCCGAGGGCCGCGGACGCGCTACGCCGACTGCACGAGCGGGGGCTGGCGTGTGTACTGGCCTGCGACACCCGACGCCCCGAGATCGTGCGCCGCCGCACCCTCGAGGCCGCCGGTATCGCGGACTGCTTCGACGCCCTGGTCCTCTCCAGCACCCTCGGAGTCCGCAAGCCGAACCCTCTGTTCTACGACGCCGTGGTGAGCGCGGCCGGCTGCCGGCCCGAGAACATCCTGTTCGTCGGCGACGTCCCGGCCAAGGACGCGATCGGGCCGTACCGGTTCGGCATGCGCGCCGTCCTGGTCACGTCGTCGCCCCGCCCGGACGACCTACCCGAGAGCATCGGCGTGATCGGGCACTTCGCCGAGCTACCCGGGTACCTGGAGCACGCCGGTGAGCTGTGACCGGATGTGACTGGACGGCGCTGCCGAGGGATGTGCGACTGGCCGTCGAAGCCGCGATCGGCAGGCCGGTGATCACGGCCGAGCCGCCGAGGGCGGGGACGATCTCCGACTTCGCGGCGACGCTCCGCACCGAGCAGGGCGACGTCTTCTGCAAGGCGGTGCGAACGGCGAATCCAGAGGCATGGAAGCACCGGAAGGAGGCCGAGGTGAATCCCCTCCTCCGGGGGACCGCTCCTCGGCTGGAATGGCTGATCGAGACCGGGGGATGGCTGCTGCTCGGGTTCGAGCACCTTCCCGGGCGCCATGCCGAGCTGCGTCCGGGCTCCCCGGACCTGCCGCTGCTGGCGGCCGCCCTCGCCGCCCTCGCCGAACGGCTCACCCCGGCGCCGCCCGTGCCCACGCAGCCGTTCGCGGTGCGACTGGCGGAACGCCGGATCTGGCGCCTGATGGCCGAGCACGACCGAGGCCTACTGGACGCCTGGGCGGTGGCCCGCCTGGAGCAGCTCGTACGGATCGAGACGACGGCGCCCGGCCTGGTCGACGGCGACACGCTGTCCCACACGGATCTGTCAGCCGGCAACCTTCTCGTCGACGGCTGGACGGTCCGGGCCGTCGACTGGGCGTGGCCCGCCCGCGCCGCCGCCTGGACGGACACGGCGTCGCTGGTGCTGCGCCTCATCCACGCAGGACACAGCCCGCAGCAGGCGGAGGAGTGGGCCGGCGCGGTCCCCGCCTGGAAGAAGGCCGCTCCCGAGGCGATCACCGCCTTCGCCGTCGTCATCGCGGGCGTGCGCGAACACCGGCGGCATCTCGGCTCCGCACCGCGCCTGCGCGCCCTGGCAGCCGCAGGGCGACGGTGGGTGGACTACCGGCTCCACCGCCTGCCGCCCACTCCGTAGGTTCCGCGGGACGCGCCGCGGGGTATCGGGGTCACGCCGAGCCCGGCTCGACGGTCTTCGCGGCGGGCCGCGGAGAGCGCGACGGGGCGCATGGTGCCCGCCCGGGCCAGTATGGAGAGGAGACTGCGGCTCCACCTGTCGGCTTGAATGAGGTTGGTGTGATGGGCATGTCATCGCATGCGTCGTCGCGGCTCGGACACGAGGCCGCCGAGGCGGTGGCAGGGCGCGGTCTCGACGCGGCGGCGCAGATCCTGCGGTCGGCGCCGGAGCGGCTCGGCGCGTACATCGGCGGCCTCTACCTGCTGTCGGAGGAGCGGGAGCTGCTCGAACTGGCCATGACGCTCGGGGCCGCCCGGCAGTTCAGCAGGCCGTGGCAGCGCATCGGCCTGACCGCGCCGATCCCGGTGGTCGAAGCGGCGCGCAGCGGCCGGGTCGTGTGGGTGGGCGGCGCGGAGGAGATGGCGCGCCGGTACCCGCGGGTCGCGGTCGCCATGCCGTACGCGTTCTGCCTCGCGGCCGTTCCGCTCGTCGCGCGGGGGACGACGTACGGAACCGTCTTCCTGATCTGGCCCGCCACGCATCCCACCGAACTGTCGCCCCGTGAACGCGAGGGGCTCGAGGAGTTCGGCCTGGACCTGGCCGAGGTGCTGGCGGAGGCGGCAGGGGCGGGCCGTCCGATCCGGGCCGGCCCGCGCCCGGCCGTGGCGGAGGACCGTTCCGCCGACCCCCTCACCGCGCTGGCGGCACGACTGCCGGAGGGCGTGTGCGGCATCGACCTGGACGGCCGGCTGGCCGCAGTGACGCCGACCGCCGCCGAGCTGCTCGGCGAGCCGGCGGAGCGACTGCTGGGCTCACGGCCGTGGGCCGCGCTGCCGTGGCTGCGTGATCCGGTGTACGAGTACCACTACCGGGCGGCTGTGGTCAGCGGGCAGACCACGTCCTTCGTCGCCCTGTGCCCGCCCGACCGGTGGCTGTCGTTCCAGCTCTTCCCGGATTCCTCCGGCGTCACCGTGCGGATCGTCGCCGCCGATGCCGCCCTGCTCGACGGGCAGACCGAGAAGCCGGCCGAGCACGCGGTGCACACGCGGCCCGGAGCGCTGTACCACCTCCTCCACCTCGCCAGCGCGCTGACCGAGGCCATCACCGTGCAGGACGTGGTGACCATGGTCTCCGAGCAGATCCTGCCGGCCTTCGGCGGGCAGGCCGTCGCGGTCCTGATGGCCGAGGGCGGCCGGCTGCGCATCGCGGGCCACCGCGGCTATCCGCCCGGCCTGGTCGACCAGTTCGACGGCACCCCGCTCACGGAGTCCACGCCCGGCGTCCAGGCGTCGACCAATGCCGTGCCGGCGTTCTTCGAGACCCGCGCGGAGCTGGAGCGGCTGTATCCGGAGCGCCACGAGACCCAGGACGGGATGGCCGCCTGGGCGTACCTGCCGCTGGTGACCTCGCGCCGGCTGATCGGCACCTGCGTACTCGCGTTCGCCGAGCCGCACCGCTTCGACGTCGAGGAGCGCGCCGTCCTCACCTCGCTCGGCGGTCTGATCGCCCAGGCCCTGGACCGCGCCCGGCTCTACGACACCAAGCTCGTCCTCGCCCACGGTCTCCAGGAGAGCCTGCTGCCCCACGCGCTGCCCGTCGTCCCGAGCCTGGAGATCAGCGCCCGGTACCTGCCGTGCACCGAGGGCATGGACGTCGGAGGAGACTTCTACGACCTCATCCGCGTCGGCCCCGACACCGTGGCCGTCGTCATCGGCGACATCCAGGGCCACAACGTCAACGCCGCCGCGCTGATGGGCCAGGTCCGCACCGCCGTGCGTGCCTTCGCGGCGGCCGACGCGGATCCGAGCACCGTGCTGGCCCGCACCAACCGTCTGCTGGTCGACCTGGACACGGCCCTGCTGGCCAGCTGCACCTACCTCTGCATCGATCTCGCCCGCCGCGAGGCCCGGCTGGCCACGGCCGGGCACCCCGTGCCGCTGCTGTACGGCCCGGACGGCCGGGCGGCGGCGGTGGAGCCGGTCATCGGCATGGTCCTGAACGTCGACCCCGCCGCCGAGTACCCGCAGATCCGCGTCGACCTGCCGATCGGCAGCACCCTCGTCCTGTACACCGACGGCCTCGTCGACACGCCCGGCGCCGACCTCGACCAGGCGCTGGCCGACCTCACCGCCACGCTCGCCCGTCACGGCGGCGAACCGCTCGACCGGCTGGCCGACGCGCTCATCGGGCAGGCCGGGCACGCGGAGTACCGCACCGACGACGTCGCGCTGCTGCTGGTGCGGTCCGTACCCCGGTGAACGGTGACGGGAAGGAGACCGCTTCCGTGGCACGCACGCCCCTGCTGGCCGTACGCGGCGTCTCCAAGCGGTTCGGCGCCGTACAGGCGCTGAGCGACGTCGGACTCGACGTCGGCGAGGGTGAGGTCGTCGCGCTGGTCGGGGACAACGGTGCAGGCAAGTCCACCCTGGTCAAGGTCGTCTCCGGGGTGACCCCGCCGGACAGCGGGGTGATCGAGTGGGAGGGCCGGTGCGTCGACCTCCGCAGACCGGTGGACGCCCAGAACCTCGGCATCGCCACCGTCCACCAGGACCTGTCGCTGTGCGACAACCTCGACACGGTCGCCAATCTCTTCCTCGGCCGTGAGCTGCGCAGGTTCGGCATCCTGGACGAGGTCGAGATGGAGCGGCGCTGCCACAGACTGCTGAGCGCCCTGTCCATCCGGATCCCCAGCCTGCGCGTCCCGGTCGGCGCGCTCTCCGGCGGCCAGCGACAGATCATCGCCATCGCGCGCGCGATGATCGGCGAGCCGCGGGTCGTGGTCCTGGACGAGCCCACCGCCGCCCTCGGGGTCGGGGAGACCGCGTTGGTCCTGGAACTGGTCGAGCGCCTGCGGGCCCAGCGGCTCGGCGTGCTGGTGGTCAGCCACGACCTGGAGAACGTCCGGGCGGTCGCCGACCGAGTGGTGGTGCTGCGGCTCGGACGCAACAGCGGCTTCTTCGACACGAAGTACGCCACCCATGAGCAGATCGTCGCGGCCGTCACGGGCGACCACAGCATGGCCGTGACCCTGCAGCAGAGCCTGCTGCCCCGCGGGCTGCCCGAGCAGAACGCCCTGGACGTCGCCTACCGCTACCTGCCGGCGCGGTCGGGCGTCGGCGGGGACTGGTTCGACGTCATCCCGCTGTCCGGCACCCGCGTCGCGCTGGTCGTGGGGGACATCGTCGGGCACGGCGTGCACGCGGCCGCCACGATGGGCCGTCTCAGGACGGCGGTGCACAACTTCTCCATGCTGGACCTGCCTCCCGACGATCTCCTGGCCCACCTCGACGAGCTGGTCAACCGCATCGACAAGGACGACACGACCGGGCGCAGCGACCCCGGGATCACCGGAGCCACCTGCCTGTACGCGATCTACGATCCGGTGTCGAGGCGCTGCGAGCTGGCGCGGGCCGGCCACCTCCCGCCCGCGCTCGTGGCGCCGGACGGCACGGTGGAGTTCCTCGACCTGCCGGCCGGCCCACCGCTCGGCGTGGGCGGCCTGCCGTTCGAGACCACGCAGCTACAGGTGCCCGAGGGCGGCCGGCTGGTCCTGTACACCAACGGCCTCGTCGAGGACCGCCGCCGGGACATCGACTGCGGGCTGGAACTCCTGCGCGACACCCTGACCGACACCGACCGCACGCCCGAGGAGACCTGCGACGCGGTGTTCGACGTGTTGCTGCCCGTGAGCTCCACGGACGACGCGGTCCTGCTCGTGGCGCGCACCCGCGCGTTGTCGGCCGGGCAGGTCGCCCAGTGGGACGTCCCGCTGGATCCGGCCGCCGTGGCCGGGATCCGGGCCTCGGCCGGCCTGAAGCTGGCGCAGTGGCAGCTGGAGGACCTGGCGTTCACCACGGAGCTGATCCTCAGCGAGCTGATCACCAACGCGATCCGCTACGGCAGTGGACCGGTCAGCGTCCGTCTCATCCGGGACCGCACGCTGATCTGCGAGGTCTCGGACACCAGCAGCACCGCCCCGCACCTGCGCTACGCCGAGGCCACGGACGAGGGCGGACGCGGACTGTTCCTCGTCGCCCAGCTCTCCGAGCGCTGGGGTACCCGCTACACCCCCGCCTGCAAGATCATCTGGGCCGAGCAGCCGCTCTGACTCCCGGACGCCGCTCACGGGGCGAAGTCTCAGGAAGGCTCAGAGGGCGAAGTCGAGGCGTACGAACGGGTCGTGGTGGATGCGATCGATCGGCATCCCGGCGCGGTACAGGGCCCGGGCGGCGCTGTAGATCATCGGCCCGGGGCCGCTGACGTAGGCCTCGTGTTCCCGCCAGGGGCCGGCGGCCGTCAGCGCCTCGGGCAGGCCGGGAGCGGCGCCGGGGGTGTCCGCGTCGCAGACGGCGGCCCGTACGGTGAGCCAGTGGTGGTGCTGCGAGAGCCGCTGGATGTCCTCCAGCCCGTGCAGCTCGTTCGCGCTGCGGGCGCCCACGAAGACGTCCA
The nucleotide sequence above comes from Streptomyces kaniharaensis. Encoded proteins:
- a CDS encoding MDR/zinc-dependent alcohol dehydrogenase-like family protein: MRVVLEPGGPRLDPGPPERPPGEHAVRVRIELAGVCRSDLKEVAGSRYGVSQFGHELVGVVEESTVPALPPGQRVTLDPNVAIERSTGFATTMWAAGPAERLSTALPAVQRHIPARTLVFTEPLACARHCLSSAARHADRDLAGVRLGVLGAGVAGVLIAALARTMGLDVVLTNRTSDRRAFLRERGIVDVPIGPMTSVPTGALDVAIVATSFVHPDVLREALRMTAPGGLLLLYGGTAPGDALPGLECDLDAVRRRESIVTTRWQGREVRIAGSYGTVRADFEAALGDLAGPAIAPDRIERMIARQVGLPELPRVLREQTTGRHLGKTLVVP
- a CDS encoding HAD family hydrolase — translated: MARIRALALDFGDTLARPGPEPDGVTVARILHGLDGTVVPEAFPSAFELVGRRIREEDRAHFTQSAFADLLRRSAQECGAVIPDPTAATEAVFTAVPDAEVDPRAADALRRLHERGLACVLACDTRRPEIVRRRTLEAAGIADCFDALVLSSTLGVRKPNPLFYDAVVSAAGCRPENILFVGDVPAKDAIGPYRFGMRAVLVTSSPRPDDLPESIGVIGHFAELPGYLEHAGEL
- a CDS encoding SpoIIE family protein phosphatase; this translates as MSSHASSRLGHEAAEAVAGRGLDAAAQILRSAPERLGAYIGGLYLLSEERELLELAMTLGAARQFSRPWQRIGLTAPIPVVEAARSGRVVWVGGAEEMARRYPRVAVAMPYAFCLAAVPLVARGTTYGTVFLIWPATHPTELSPREREGLEEFGLDLAEVLAEAAGAGRPIRAGPRPAVAEDRSADPLTALAARLPEGVCGIDLDGRLAAVTPTAAELLGEPAERLLGSRPWAALPWLRDPVYEYHYRAAVVSGQTTSFVALCPPDRWLSFQLFPDSSGVTVRIVAADAALLDGQTEKPAEHAVHTRPGALYHLLHLASALTEAITVQDVVTMVSEQILPAFGGQAVAVLMAEGGRLRIAGHRGYPPGLVDQFDGTPLTESTPGVQASTNAVPAFFETRAELERLYPERHETQDGMAAWAYLPLVTSRRLIGTCVLAFAEPHRFDVEERAVLTSLGGLIAQALDRARLYDTKLVLAHGLQESLLPHALPVVPSLEISARYLPCTEGMDVGGDFYDLIRVGPDTVAVVIGDIQGHNVNAAALMGQVRTAVRAFAAADADPSTVLARTNRLLVDLDTALLASCTYLCIDLARREARLATAGHPVPLLYGPDGRAAAVEPVIGMVLNVDPAAEYPQIRVDLPIGSTLVLYTDGLVDTPGADLDQALADLTATLARHGGEPLDRLADALIGQAGHAEYRTDDVALLLVRSVPR
- a CDS encoding trehalose-6-phosphate synthase yields the protein MTGQQIFLASKRAAVTYAPDPDSGELRPWLAPGGTGNVVAEQAGVLDVSWIASADTDDDHRAARENPEGLALSLGSGRRIRVQLLRHDRKTFEVVQNFVTAELLWAANNHGWDSWTTPTFGSETYRALECFDEFTRDFAEALLKSSADAPDPLYLVHDYQLVGVPQKLREQRPDAPILLFVHIPWPTPDYWRMLPKPMRVGLLEGMLPATTIGFFADRWCRNFLACVADLIPDAEVDRERGLIRRRGAVTRVRTLPLGYSPLTIAGRTPGLPDGIAEWAGDGPLVVHSGRTDPIKNAERAVRAFRLAVRSDARLRGTRMLVRMNPNRLYVEANADYVRRVRSAVAEVNADLGADTVRWHCDNHVEHTLGSFRRADLLVFNSTVDGQNLSAFEAPLVNERDADVVLSEMCGAAEVLGGVCRTVNPFDLAEQAEAIAGALTAPAAQRAEAAGRRRAAAEPWTLEAWVRSQLDALQADRRGGHE
- a CDS encoding SpoIIE family protein phosphatase, producing the protein MARTPLLAVRGVSKRFGAVQALSDVGLDVGEGEVVALVGDNGAGKSTLVKVVSGVTPPDSGVIEWEGRCVDLRRPVDAQNLGIATVHQDLSLCDNLDTVANLFLGRELRRFGILDEVEMERRCHRLLSALSIRIPSLRVPVGALSGGQRQIIAIARAMIGEPRVVVLDEPTAALGVGETALVLELVERLRAQRLGVLVVSHDLENVRAVADRVVVLRLGRNSGFFDTKYATHEQIVAAVTGDHSMAVTLQQSLLPRGLPEQNALDVAYRYLPARSGVGGDWFDVIPLSGTRVALVVGDIVGHGVHAAATMGRLRTAVHNFSMLDLPPDDLLAHLDELVNRIDKDDTTGRSDPGITGATCLYAIYDPVSRRCELARAGHLPPALVAPDGTVEFLDLPAGPPLGVGGLPFETTQLQVPEGGRLVLYTNGLVEDRRRDIDCGLELLRDTLTDTDRTPEETCDAVFDVLLPVSSTDDAVLLVARTRALSAGQVAQWDVPLDPAAVAGIRASAGLKLAQWQLEDLAFTTELILSELITNAIRYGSGPVSVRLIRDRTLICEVSDTSSTAPHLRYAEATDEGGRGLFLVAQLSERWGTRYTPACKIIWAEQPL
- a CDS encoding aspartate aminotransferase family protein; protein product: MSELAADPRQVAQYRLGDAVLVRGEGVRCWDGAGREYFDCVSGTFNLLLGHSHPEVVAAIRAQSEELLFATSSFQTETTNRVMRELVRISPANLTRVNLRSSGGSTANEGAIKIAQHHTGRRDVIVPFRGHVGQTLAAASLNGTSRLRAPFPYRFPGGVQVPGPYCFRCFYRQTPDVCGMLCVQRIEDFIDYASSGSVACVIMEPVSGAGGNVVPPPGYLQELKAFCDAREIVLIFDEIQTGFGRTGEMFAADHFGVQPHIMTLAKGLTGSGLPLAAILTEERMAGWDRSMHGFTFGGHNLSAAAAVKTLEIVQRPGFLENVRASGAVLLDRLRGLRQDHPVIGDVRGLGLMLGVELVKPDGGKAVEEAHAYQRALEGRGVLTRVSEHGLGNVIEVRPPLVLTPAEAHLVADRFGEALEAL
- a CDS encoding phosphotransferase; translated protein: MTGCDWTALPRDVRLAVEAAIGRPVITAEPPRAGTISDFAATLRTEQGDVFCKAVRTANPEAWKHRKEAEVNPLLRGTAPRLEWLIETGGWLLLGFEHLPGRHAELRPGSPDLPLLAAALAALAERLTPAPPVPTQPFAVRLAERRIWRLMAEHDRGLLDAWAVARLEQLVRIETTAPGLVDGDTLSHTDLSAGNLLVDGWTVRAVDWAWPARAAAWTDTASLVLRLIHAGHSPQQAEEWAGAVPAWKKAAPEAITAFAVVIAGVREHRRHLGSAPRLRALAAAGRRWVDYRLHRLPPTP